The Buchnera aphidicola (Pentalonia nigronervosa) DNA segment CAGGACATTATTTTTCCAGACAAAAAGGGATTGTTAATTTTAAATCCTATTTCTACAGATTTGTCATCTATGCGACTGTCTTTATGGCCAGGTTTAATTAAAACAATTGTTTATAATAAGAATCACAAACAGGACAGTTTTCGTCTTTTCGAAACTGGATTATGTTTTTCAATTGATAAAAATGCACCTCTTGGAATACAGCAAAAAATGTTTTTAGGTATTGCAATTAGCGGTAATTTATTAAAAAAAAATTGGTATTTAAAAGAAAGAAAAATGGATTTTTATGATTTAAAAGGTGATGTAGAATGTGTGTTAGAATCGATATGTTGTTTAGAAGATATAACATTTCAACGAGCAAGTGTTTCAGGTTTACATCCAAATCAAAGTGCATTGATTTATTTTAAAAATCACTGTATTGGTAAAATTGGAGCAATCGATCCACGATTAGAAACACGTTTAGGTGTACACAGTGCTACATTTTTATTTGAAATGTCGTTGAATTGTTTTTTACATGATAAAATATTTCCTCAAATTAAAAATTTTTCAAAGTTTCCAATGAGTTATCGTGATATAGCTTTTTTAGTATCTGATGATATTGCTATTGCTGATATTATTGCAGAATGCAAAAGACACTTTATTAATAAAAAAGTCGACATTAATTTATTTGATGTATATTCTTGTACAGAATTTGACGTTGGAAAAAAAAGCGTAGGAATTAATTTTGTATTTCAAGATGATGAAAAAACGTTACAAGATGATGAAATTAATTTCATGGTGGATAACTGTGTAGAAGTATTAATAAAAAAATTTCAAATTATATTAAGGAAATAAATTTATGGTACTTACAAAAAATAATATTTCGGAAAATTTATGTGATAAGTTACCATTAACTAAACAAGTTTCAAAGGAGTTTGTAGAGTTTTTTTTTGAAGAAGTTAAAAAATCTTTAGAAAATGGTGAAGATGTTAAATTTTCTGGATTTGGTAATTTTCAAATAAGAAATAAAAAA contains these protein-coding regions:
- a CDS encoding integration host factor subunit alpha; translation: MVLTKNNISENLCDKLPLTKQVSKEFVEFFFEEVKKSLENGEDVKFSGFGNFQIRNKKARPGRNPKTGASVLIKARKVVTFKTSKKLQKKITNYTKTIENNII